A window of Actinomadura rubteroloni contains these coding sequences:
- a CDS encoding sugar phosphate isomerase/epimerase family protein, translating into MTPQHDGAAAPVLRVPDAPITLSTASVYPEKAPSAFEIAALLGYDGVEVMVSTDASSQDLTVLRRLSDYHGVPIRSIHAPCLLLTQRVWGRDPWGKLVRSKEAAEELGADVVVVHPPFRWQREYAREFVEGLARMQDETDVRFCVENMFPLKAREREAGMYLPDWNPVDQDYPYVTLDLSHTAVSGSDAMDMADRLGDRLRHIHLADGVGLPNKDEHLVPGRGSQPCGPMLERLAEGGFDGHIVLEVNTRRASSREQRVDDLAEALAFARLHLAAAGRVWEVSPGGEITRRDGR; encoded by the coding sequence TTGACTCCGCAGCACGACGGCGCGGCGGCGCCGGTCCTCCGCGTCCCGGACGCTCCGATCACGCTGTCCACGGCGTCGGTCTACCCGGAGAAGGCGCCGAGCGCGTTCGAGATCGCGGCGCTGCTCGGCTACGACGGCGTCGAGGTGATGGTCTCGACGGACGCCTCGTCGCAGGACCTCACCGTGCTGCGCCGCCTGTCGGACTACCACGGCGTGCCGATCCGGTCGATCCACGCGCCCTGCCTGCTGCTCACGCAGCGTGTGTGGGGGCGGGACCCGTGGGGCAAGCTCGTCCGGTCCAAGGAGGCCGCCGAGGAACTGGGCGCGGACGTCGTCGTGGTGCACCCGCCGTTCCGCTGGCAGCGCGAGTACGCCCGCGAGTTCGTGGAGGGCCTGGCCCGCATGCAGGACGAGACGGACGTCCGGTTCTGCGTGGAGAACATGTTCCCGCTGAAGGCGCGCGAGCGCGAGGCCGGGATGTACCTGCCGGACTGGAACCCCGTCGACCAGGACTACCCGTACGTCACGCTGGACTTGTCGCACACGGCGGTGTCCGGGTCGGACGCGATGGACATGGCCGACCGCCTCGGCGACCGGCTCCGCCACATCCACCTCGCGGACGGCGTGGGCCTGCCGAACAAGGACGAGCACCTGGTCCCCGGCCGCGGGTCCCAGCCGTGCGGGCCGATGCTGGAACGCCTCGCCGAGGGCGGGTTCGACGGCCACATCGTGCTGGAGGTGAACACCCGGCGGGCGTCCTCGCGGGAGCAGCGGGTGGACGACCTCGCCGAGGCGCTGGCGTTCGCGCGGCTGCACCTGGCGGCGGCCGGACGGGTCTGGGAGGTCTCGCCGGGCGGTGAGATCACCCGGCGGGACGGCCGGTGA
- a CDS encoding lipase family alpha/beta hydrolase, with amino-acid sequence MSRRTTARALPLLLVALLALLPAPARADARNPVLVIGGYAADTTKLEGLRSWLASQGFTAYSMVLLGNPSGTAAIPDSAQAVADKVTQIRQETGAAKVDLVGHSMGGLAERHYVKFLGGLGQVGTYVDVGTPEEGDWAGTLCSLYQGCRDMMPGSAFLTQLNTAPAVPAGLPAYHLYTTSGTGELTALPGATNASIQSFCPGRSVSHADEPIDGATQQLIASALDGGPLTTTCP; translated from the coding sequence GTGTCTCGACGCACGACAGCACGAGCCCTGCCGTTACTCCTCGTCGCGCTGCTGGCGCTCCTCCCGGCCCCGGCCCGCGCGGACGCGCGCAACCCCGTCCTCGTGATCGGCGGCTACGCGGCCGACACGACGAAGCTGGAGGGCCTGCGGTCCTGGCTGGCGTCCCAGGGCTTCACCGCGTACTCGATGGTCCTGCTCGGGAACCCGAGCGGGACGGCCGCCATCCCCGACTCCGCGCAGGCCGTCGCCGACAAGGTCACCCAGATCCGCCAGGAGACCGGCGCCGCGAAGGTCGACCTGGTCGGCCACTCGATGGGCGGCCTCGCCGAGCGGCACTACGTCAAGTTCCTCGGCGGCCTCGGCCAGGTCGGCACCTACGTGGACGTCGGCACGCCCGAGGAGGGCGACTGGGCCGGGACGCTCTGCTCCCTCTACCAGGGCTGCCGCGACATGATGCCGGGCTCGGCGTTCCTGACCCAGCTCAACACGGCCCCCGCCGTCCCGGCCGGGCTGCCCGCCTACCACCTCTACACCACGAGCGGCACCGGCGAGCTGACCGCCCTGCCCGGCGCGACGAACGCGAGCATCCAGTCGTTCTGCCCGGGGCGCTCGGTCAGCCACGCCGACGAGCCGATCGACGGCGCGACGCAGCAGCTCATCGCGTCCGCCCTCGACGGCGGCCCCCTCACCACCACCTGCCCCTGA
- a CDS encoding sugar O-acetyltransferase, whose product MGGHKERMLAGEPFTTDDPELAADALRAARLCERFNGWPAADPPGRRAVLAELLGSLGEGAYVAPPLRADYGYRVTLGHGAFVNFGAIFLDAAGITIGADVQIGPNVQLLTPSHPVESGPRRNKWQTARPIEIGDNAWLGGGVIVCPGVTIGPDAVVGAGSVVTRDVPRAVVVAGNPARVVREL is encoded by the coding sequence GTGGGCGGTCACAAGGAACGGATGCTCGCCGGGGAGCCGTTCACCACCGACGATCCGGAACTCGCCGCCGACGCCCTGCGCGCCGCGCGGCTGTGCGAGCGGTTCAACGGCTGGCCCGCCGCCGACCCGCCCGGCCGCCGCGCGGTCCTCGCCGAACTGCTCGGCTCCCTCGGCGAGGGCGCGTACGTCGCGCCGCCGCTGCGCGCGGACTACGGCTACCGCGTGACGCTCGGGCACGGCGCGTTCGTCAATTTCGGGGCGATCTTTCTGGACGCGGCCGGGATCACGATCGGCGCGGACGTCCAGATCGGGCCGAACGTCCAGCTTCTGACGCCGTCCCATCCCGTCGAGTCCGGGCCGCGCCGGAACAAGTGGCAGACGGCCCGTCCCATCGAGATCGGCGACAACGCCTGGCTCGGCGGCGGCGTGATCGTCTGCCCCGGCGTCACGATCGGCCCGGACGCGGTCGTCGGCGCCGGTTCGGTGGTCACCCGGGACGTCCCGCGGGCCGTCGTCGTCGCCGGGAACCCCGCCCGTGTCGTCCGCGAGCTGTGA
- a CDS encoding TetR/AcrR family transcriptional regulator: MTETARRPGRRPGPTETRAAILAAARDLFAEKGYDGASLRGIARAAGVDPALLHHFFGSKEGVFVAAMRFPLDPGELVPKIAEVPRERLGESVARLLLGVWDDPERRAPLVAMLRSAMTNERVAASVREFLSAELFGPVMAAHGVPALRLDAAAGQLLGLMVLRHVLLMEPLASADAEELVALVGPVLQGYLG, from the coding sequence GTGACCGAGACCGCGCGGCGTCCGGGACGGCGTCCCGGCCCGACCGAGACGCGCGCCGCGATCCTCGCCGCCGCGCGCGACCTGTTCGCCGAGAAGGGCTACGACGGGGCGTCGCTGCGCGGCATCGCCCGCGCGGCGGGCGTGGACCCGGCGCTGCTGCACCACTTCTTCGGCAGCAAGGAGGGCGTGTTCGTCGCGGCGATGCGGTTCCCGCTGGACCCCGGCGAGCTGGTGCCGAAGATCGCGGAGGTGCCCCGCGAGCGCCTCGGGGAGTCGGTGGCGCGGCTGCTGCTCGGCGTCTGGGACGACCCCGAGCGCCGCGCGCCGCTGGTCGCGATGCTGCGGTCGGCGATGACGAACGAGCGGGTCGCGGCGTCGGTGCGCGAGTTCCTGTCGGCCGAGCTGTTCGGGCCGGTGATGGCGGCGCACGGCGTCCCGGCGCTGCGGCTGGACGCCGCCGCCGGGCAGCTCCTCGGGCTGATGGTGCTGCGGCACGTGCTGCTGATGGAGCCGCTGGCGTCGGCGGACGCCGAGGAGCTGGTGGCCCTGGTCGGCCCGGTTCTTCAGGGCTATCTGGGCTGA
- a CDS encoding HhH-GPD family protein translates to MDTPAHLITAPILDWYAANARDLPWRAADATPWGVLVSEIMLQQTPVKRVLPVWHEWLRRWPTPAALAAEPSGEAVRAWGRLGYPRRALRLHAAAKAIVERHGGEVPDVHAELLALPGIGAYTAAAVASFAYRQRHAVLDTNVRRVLARMRTGVEYPPKAQTRAEVVLAEALLPVDPPTAARWSVAVMELGALVCTARSPRCVDCPVLDRCAWQEAGRPAYDGPPRVGQTYAGTDRQCRGRLLAVLRDAPAPVEKGALDVVWADAAQRERALDGLIADGLVDPLDDGRYALPA, encoded by the coding sequence ATGGACACCCCCGCTCATCTGATCACCGCGCCGATCCTCGACTGGTACGCGGCGAACGCCCGGGACCTCCCGTGGCGGGCGGCGGACGCGACGCCGTGGGGCGTGCTGGTCAGCGAGATCATGTTGCAGCAGACGCCGGTGAAGCGCGTCCTGCCCGTCTGGCACGAGTGGCTGCGGCGCTGGCCGACCCCGGCGGCGCTGGCCGCCGAACCGTCCGGCGAGGCCGTGCGGGCGTGGGGACGGCTCGGCTACCCCCGCCGCGCGCTGCGGCTGCACGCCGCCGCGAAGGCGATCGTGGAGCGGCACGGCGGCGAGGTCCCCGACGTCCACGCCGAACTGCTCGCGCTGCCCGGCATCGGCGCGTACACGGCGGCGGCCGTCGCGAGCTTCGCCTACCGGCAGCGGCACGCGGTGCTGGACACCAACGTCCGGCGCGTCCTCGCGCGGATGCGGACGGGCGTGGAGTACCCCCCGAAGGCGCAGACGCGCGCGGAGGTCGTGCTGGCCGAGGCGCTGCTGCCGGTCGATCCGCCGACGGCCGCGCGCTGGTCGGTCGCGGTGATGGAACTGGGGGCGCTGGTCTGCACGGCCCGGTCGCCGCGCTGCGTGGACTGCCCCGTCCTGGACCGCTGCGCGTGGCAGGAGGCGGGACGTCCCGCCTACGACGGCCCGCCGCGCGTCGGCCAGACCTACGCGGGCACCGACCGGCAATGCCGGGGGCGGCTGCTCGCCGTGCTCCGCGACGCCCCCGCGCCGGTGGAGAAGGGCGCGCTGGACGTCGTCTGGGCGGACGCCGCGCAACGCGAGCGCGCCCTGGACGGCCTCATCGCCGACGGCCTCGTGGACCCGCTGGACGACGGCCGCTACGCCCTGCCCGCCTGA
- a CDS encoding SDR family NAD(P)-dependent oxidoreductase, which translates to MPASDEKSNDAGVSGMRVDPGASGGSAGRLDGRTVVVTGAGGGVGRLAALAFAARGARVVAADIDLGAAIRTAAVAETFGPDAFPVTVDIGDARSMAAFAGEIEDLTGPPDVVVNNTAIGLASADWTARARRNLAGAALGCRLFGAQMAELGTGGMIVNLAPIPAFPTRATSPATALWAAVTALTRRAAAELAGQGVAVLTLSSATAAPKPRPTV; encoded by the coding sequence GTGCCAGCATCGGACGAGAAGTCCAACGACGCGGGGGTTTCGGGCATGCGGGTCGACCCGGGAGCGTCCGGCGGGAGCGCCGGCCGGCTGGACGGCAGGACCGTCGTCGTGACCGGGGCGGGCGGCGGGGTCGGGCGCCTCGCCGCGCTGGCGTTCGCCGCGCGCGGCGCCCGGGTGGTGGCGGCCGACATCGATCTCGGGGCGGCGATCCGCACGGCGGCCGTCGCCGAGACGTTCGGCCCGGACGCCTTCCCCGTGACGGTCGACATCGGCGACGCCCGCTCGATGGCGGCGTTCGCGGGCGAGATCGAGGACCTGACGGGCCCGCCGGACGTCGTCGTCAACAACACCGCGATCGGCCTGGCGTCCGCCGACTGGACGGCCCGCGCCCGCCGCAACCTGGCCGGCGCCGCCCTCGGCTGCCGGCTGTTCGGCGCGCAGATGGCCGAGCTGGGCACCGGCGGGATGATCGTGAACCTGGCGCCCATCCCGGCGTTCCCGACCCGCGCGACGAGCCCCGCCACCGCGCTCTGGGCCGCCGTGACCGCGCTGACCCGCCGCGCCGCCGCCGAGCTGGCCGGGCAGGGCGTGGCCGTCCTCACGCTCAGCTCCGCCACCGCCGCGCCCAAGCCCCGGCCGACCGTCTAA
- a CDS encoding ABC transporter permease — protein sequence MSVTVTLATTRRILAQLRHDPRTLVLLVGVPTLLMVLLRYVFDEPRTFDRVGPLLLGVFPFVIMFVVASVGTLRERTGGTLERLMTMPLGRLDLLLGYALAFGLLALVQVAAVLAISLTWLDLGLRGPDAALVLVAVLDALLGMALGLFASAFARTEFQAVQFLPAFVLPQFLLCGLIVPRGRMAPWLDAVSDVLPLSYAVDAMQRVSTEPGFSGLLLRDVLVIGGCALLALVLGAATLRRRTG from the coding sequence ATGAGCGTCACCGTGACCCTGGCGACGACGCGGCGGATCCTCGCGCAGCTCCGCCACGACCCGCGCACGCTCGTCCTGCTGGTCGGGGTGCCGACGCTGCTGATGGTCCTGCTGCGGTACGTGTTCGACGAGCCCCGGACGTTCGACCGCGTCGGGCCGCTGCTGCTCGGCGTGTTCCCGTTCGTGATCATGTTCGTGGTCGCGAGCGTCGGGACGCTGCGCGAGCGCACCGGCGGCACGCTCGAACGGCTCATGACGATGCCGCTCGGCCGGCTGGACCTGCTGCTCGGCTACGCGCTCGCGTTCGGGCTGCTCGCGCTGGTGCAGGTCGCGGCCGTCCTCGCGATCTCGCTGACCTGGCTGGACCTCGGGCTGCGCGGGCCGGACGCGGCGCTGGTGCTCGTCGCCGTGCTGGACGCGCTGCTCGGCATGGCGCTCGGGCTGTTCGCGAGCGCGTTCGCGCGGACGGAGTTCCAGGCCGTCCAGTTCCTGCCCGCGTTCGTCCTGCCGCAGTTCCTGCTGTGCGGGCTGATCGTGCCGCGCGGCCGGATGGCGCCGTGGCTGGACGCGGTCTCGGACGTCCTGCCGCTCTCCTACGCGGTGGACGCGATGCAGCGCGTCAGCACCGAACCGGGCTTCTCGGGCCTGCTGCTGCGGGACGTCCTGGTGATCGGGGGATGCGCGCTGCTGGCGCTCGTGCTCGGCGCCGCGACGCTCCGCCGCCGCACCGGCTAG
- the disA gene encoding DNA integrity scanning diadenylate cyclase DisA — MPAHDRGHDERRRATLAAVAPGTQIRDGLERILRGHTGGLIVLGYDDLVETICSGGFELDVEFSATRLRELAKMDGAIVLDGDRMRIKRAAVHLVPDSAIPTEESGTRHRTAERVARQTGHPVISVSQSMRIIALYLDGIRYVLEDSAAILSKANQALATLERYKLRLDEVSGTLSALEIEDLVTVRDVSAVVQRLEMVRRIADEIEGYVVELGTDGRLLSLQLDELVSGVDVDRELIVRDYPSSDPTHGVEAVLAALDVLSANELLDLTTVAEVMGFSGPDALDLPVSPKGFRLLAKVPRLPNLVLERLVEQFGGLQKLLAATIDDLQAVGGVGEARARSVREGLSRLAESSILERYV, encoded by the coding sequence GTGCCAGCACACGACAGAGGCCATGACGAACGACGCCGAGCCACGCTCGCCGCGGTCGCCCCGGGCACCCAGATCCGCGACGGTCTCGAACGCATCCTGCGGGGCCACACCGGCGGGTTGATCGTGCTCGGCTACGACGACCTGGTGGAGACGATCTGCTCGGGCGGGTTCGAGCTCGACGTCGAGTTCTCCGCCACACGGCTGCGGGAACTCGCCAAGATGGACGGGGCGATCGTCCTCGACGGGGACCGGATGCGCATCAAGCGGGCGGCGGTCCATCTCGTCCCCGACTCCGCCATCCCGACCGAGGAGTCCGGCACGCGGCACCGCACCGCCGAGCGCGTCGCCCGGCAGACCGGCCATCCGGTCATCTCGGTCAGCCAGTCGATGCGGATCATCGCGCTGTACCTGGACGGGATCCGCTACGTCCTGGAGGACTCGGCGGCCATCCTGTCCAAGGCCAACCAGGCCCTCGCGACGCTCGAACGCTACAAGCTGCGCCTGGACGAGGTGTCCGGCACGCTGTCGGCGCTGGAGATCGAGGACCTGGTCACCGTCCGGGACGTCAGCGCGGTCGTGCAGCGGCTGGAGATGGTCCGCCGGATCGCCGACGAGATCGAGGGCTACGTGGTCGAGCTGGGCACCGACGGCCGGCTGCTGTCGCTCCAGTTGGACGAGCTGGTCTCCGGCGTCGACGTGGACCGCGAGCTGATCGTGCGGGACTACCCGTCGTCGGACCCGACGCACGGCGTCGAGGCCGTGCTCGCGGCGCTGGACGTCCTGTCGGCGAACGAACTCCTGGACCTGACGACGGTCGCGGAGGTGATGGGCTTCTCCGGGCCGGACGCGCTCGACCTGCCCGTCAGCCCGAAGGGGTTCCGGCTGCTGGCCAAGGTGCCGCGGCTGCCGAACCTCGTCCTGGAGCGCCTGGTCGAGCAGTTCGGCGGCCTCCAGAAGCTCCTGGCCGCCACCATCGACGACCTCCAGGCCGTCGGCGGCGTCGGCGAGGCGCGGGCCCGCAGCGTGCGCGAGGGGCTGTCGCGGCTCGCCGAGTCGTCCATCCTCGAACGCTACGTCTGA
- a CDS encoding ABC transporter ATP-binding protein produces the protein MNSAVAVRDLRVARGGRDVLHGLSFDVPRGAVVGLLGPSGCGKTTLLRCLVGVQEVRGGTVTVLGSPAGTPALRRRVGYATQSPAVYADLSVGENLAYFAAVLGAPHGDVDRVLDAVGLGDVRGRRVAALSGGQRGRVNLAAALLGSPDLLVLDEPTVGLDPVLRRELWELFRALAGRGTTLLVSSHVMDEAGRTDRLLLMREGSLLADAPPDELRARTGAADLEDAFLRLIAEEAR, from the coding sequence ATGAACTCTGCGGTGGCCGTCCGGGACCTGCGGGTCGCGCGCGGTGGACGCGACGTGCTGCACGGCCTCTCGTTCGACGTCCCGCGCGGCGCCGTCGTCGGACTGCTCGGGCCGAGCGGCTGCGGGAAGACGACACTGCTGCGGTGCCTGGTCGGCGTGCAGGAGGTCCGGGGCGGGACGGTGACCGTCCTCGGCTCGCCCGCCGGGACCCCGGCGCTGCGGCGGCGCGTCGGGTATGCGACGCAGAGCCCCGCCGTCTACGCCGACCTCTCGGTGGGGGAGAACCTCGCTTACTTCGCGGCGGTATTGGGCGCACCGCACGGTGACGTGGACCGCGTGCTCGACGCGGTCGGGCTCGGGGACGTCCGGGGCCGGCGCGTGGCGGCGCTGTCGGGCGGGCAGCGCGGGCGCGTCAACCTGGCGGCGGCGCTGCTCGGCTCCCCGGACCTGCTGGTCCTGGACGAGCCGACCGTCGGGCTGGATCCCGTCCTGCGCCGCGAGCTGTGGGAGCTGTTCCGCGCGCTGGCGGGACGTGGGACGACGCTGCTGGTGTCGTCCCACGTCATGGACGAGGCCGGACGCACCGATCGGCTGCTGTTGATGCGCGAGGGGTCGTTGCTCGCCGACGCCCCGCCGGACGAACTGCGCGCCCGCACGGGCGCCGCCGACCTGGAGGACGCCTTCCTGCGCCTCATCGCCGAGGAGGCCCGATGA
- a CDS encoding class I SAM-dependent methyltransferase has translation MPEIAPGAVPSPNIWNTPQVYEIENRAVDPDGLIEAAMRAERPWTDATVLDVGCGTGFHLPFFAREAARVIGVEPHARLAAAARRRVADLPSVDVRVGAAQALPLPDASVDVVHARWAYFFGPGCEPGLAELDRVVRRGGAIFVIDNDATRSTFGGWFRRWLTSYDPGRVERFWTRRGFSREPLLIRWSFGSRDDLAAVLRIEFPAELADRFLAEHDGLDVDYAVNLWWRRT, from the coding sequence GTGCCCGAGATCGCCCCCGGGGCCGTTCCGAGCCCCAACATCTGGAACACGCCGCAGGTCTACGAGATCGAGAACCGCGCGGTCGACCCGGACGGGCTGATCGAGGCGGCGATGCGGGCCGAGCGGCCCTGGACGGACGCGACCGTCCTCGACGTCGGCTGCGGCACCGGCTTCCACCTGCCGTTCTTCGCCCGCGAGGCGGCCCGGGTGATCGGCGTCGAACCGCACGCGCGGCTCGCGGCGGCGGCGCGGCGGCGCGTCGCGGATCTGCCGTCGGTGGACGTCCGGGTCGGCGCGGCGCAGGCCCTCCCGCTGCCGGACGCGTCGGTGGACGTCGTCCACGCGCGCTGGGCGTACTTCTTCGGGCCGGGCTGCGAACCGGGCCTCGCCGAGCTGGACCGGGTCGTCCGGCGCGGCGGCGCGATCTTCGTCATCGACAACGACGCGACGCGGTCCACGTTCGGCGGCTGGTTCCGGCGCTGGCTGACCTCCTACGACCCGGGCAGGGTCGAACGGTTCTGGACGCGGCGCGGCTTCTCCCGCGAGCCGCTGCTGATCCGGTGGTCGTTCGGGTCCAGGGACGACCTCGCCGCCGTCCTGCGCATCGAGTTCCCCGCCGAGCTGGCCGACCGGTTCCTCGCCGAGCACGACGGCCTGGACGTGGACTACGCCGTCAACCTGTGGTGGCGCCGCACCTGA
- a CDS encoding alpha/beta fold hydrolase produces the protein MGRAARTSRNILAATALGAGAAGAGIAAQRRAVRRLQLRPDPFAGEPFGSLRGRPVPVRAEDGTRLYAEIDGEDRTDLAVVFSHGWTLTQDSWHFQRKALRGLGRLVFWDQRGHGRSEGGARDDYGLPRLAHDLAAVIDQTVPAGTPVVLVGHSMGGMTIMRFSDEYPELFGDRIVAAGLVNTSSGDLGAVTLGMPAALARVTHKVLPRALRAVGAGAPLIEKVRHLGRDGSMVIEDLIAFGPEASPAAVAFAERMMADTRMDALVDFFHSMITHDVISDCSVLDRIETLVIGGENDLLTPVGHSLKIARCIPSARLEVLPRTGHMSMLEKPGAVSDHLGDLVGRALMKSSA, from the coding sequence ATGGGCCGTGCCGCCAGGACCAGCCGCAACATCCTCGCCGCGACCGCGCTCGGCGCGGGCGCCGCGGGAGCCGGGATCGCCGCGCAGCGCCGCGCGGTCCGGCGGCTCCAGCTCCGTCCGGACCCGTTCGCGGGCGAGCCGTTCGGGTCGCTGCGGGGCCGTCCGGTGCCCGTCCGCGCCGAGGACGGCACCCGCCTCTACGCCGAGATCGACGGCGAGGACCGCACCGACCTCGCGGTCGTGTTCTCCCACGGCTGGACGCTCACCCAGGACTCCTGGCACTTCCAGCGCAAGGCCCTGCGCGGCCTCGGCCGGCTCGTGTTCTGGGACCAGCGCGGCCACGGCCGCTCCGAGGGCGGCGCCCGCGACGACTACGGGCTGCCGCGCCTGGCCCACGACCTCGCCGCCGTGATCGACCAGACCGTCCCGGCGGGGACGCCGGTCGTGCTGGTCGGGCACTCGATGGGCGGCATGACGATCATGCGGTTCTCCGACGAGTACCCCGAGCTGTTCGGCGACCGGATCGTCGCGGCCGGGCTGGTCAACACCTCCTCCGGCGACCTCGGCGCCGTCACGCTCGGGATGCCCGCCGCGCTCGCCCGCGTCACGCACAAGGTGCTGCCGCGCGCCCTGCGGGCCGTGGGCGCCGGGGCGCCGCTGATCGAGAAGGTCCGCCACCTCGGCCGGGACGGCTCGATGGTCATCGAGGACCTCATCGCGTTCGGGCCCGAGGCCAGCCCCGCCGCCGTCGCGTTCGCCGAGCGGATGATGGCCGACACGCGCATGGACGCGCTGGTCGACTTCTTCCACTCGATGATCACCCACGACGTGATCAGCGACTGCTCCGTCCTGGACCGGATCGAGACGCTCGTCATCGGCGGCGAGAACGACCTGCTCACCCCGGTCGGGCACAGCCTGAAGATCGCCCGGTGCATCCCGTCCGCGCGGCTGGAGGTCCTGCCCCGGACGGGCCACATGTCGATGCTGGAGAAGCCCGGCGCCGTCTCCGACCACCTCGGCGACCTGGTCGGGCGGGCGCTGATGAAGTCGTCCGCCTGA
- the radA gene encoding DNA repair protein RadA → MAKAKTARQASYRCSECGWQTSKWVGRCGECQAWGTVLEAAGASPARVVAAGAVSAPARPIGQVDVRSARTRPTGLDELDRVLGGGIVPGAVLLLAGEPGIGKSTLLLEVAALASGAGEGAEAQPVLYVTGEESAQQVRLRADRIGAVTDTLYLAAETELSAVLGHVDTVSPALLVVDSIQTIGTAEADGAPGGVTQIREVAANLIRVAKERGIPVVLVGHVTKEGAIAGPRLLEHLVDVVLYFEGDRHSRLRMIRAVKNRYGPTDELGCFDLSEVGIVGVADPSGLFLTRREEPVPGTCVTVTLEGRRPLVAEVQALVAKSHLPAPRRASSGLETSRVAMVLAVLAQRCKISMHEQDVYVSTVGGVRLAETSVDLALALAVAGSTVEQALSGGLIAVGEVGLAGEVRVVPGVPRRLAEAARLGFKYAVVPRGSLDLGDGSPLKRADPQLTSHEGMKVMEVDSLTQALQVAFTAP, encoded by the coding sequence ATGGCGAAGGCGAAGACGGCGCGGCAGGCGTCCTACCGCTGCTCCGAGTGCGGCTGGCAGACGTCCAAGTGGGTCGGGCGGTGCGGCGAGTGCCAGGCGTGGGGCACCGTCCTGGAGGCCGCCGGGGCCTCCCCCGCGCGGGTCGTCGCGGCCGGGGCCGTCAGCGCGCCCGCCCGGCCGATCGGGCAGGTGGACGTCCGGTCCGCGCGGACCCGCCCCACCGGCCTGGACGAGCTGGACCGCGTCCTCGGCGGCGGCATCGTCCCCGGCGCCGTCCTGCTGCTCGCCGGGGAGCCCGGCATCGGCAAGTCCACGCTGCTGCTGGAAGTCGCGGCGCTGGCGTCCGGGGCGGGCGAGGGGGCGGAGGCGCAGCCGGTCCTGTACGTGACGGGCGAGGAGTCCGCCCAGCAGGTGCGGCTGCGCGCCGACCGCATCGGCGCGGTCACCGACACGCTGTACCTGGCCGCCGAGACCGAGCTGTCGGCCGTCCTCGGGCACGTGGACACGGTCTCGCCCGCGCTGCTCGTCGTGGACTCCATCCAGACCATCGGGACGGCCGAGGCCGACGGCGCGCCCGGCGGCGTCACCCAGATCCGCGAGGTCGCCGCCAACCTGATCCGGGTCGCCAAGGAGCGCGGCATCCCCGTCGTGCTCGTCGGGCACGTCACCAAGGAGGGCGCGATCGCCGGGCCGCGCCTGCTGGAGCACCTGGTGGACGTCGTCCTCTACTTCGAGGGCGACCGGCACAGCCGGCTGCGCATGATCCGCGCCGTGAAGAACCGCTACGGGCCGACGGACGAGCTGGGCTGCTTCGACCTGTCGGAGGTCGGCATCGTCGGGGTGGCCGACCCGAGCGGCCTGTTCCTGACGCGACGCGAGGAGCCCGTCCCCGGCACCTGCGTCACGGTCACGCTGGAGGGGCGGCGCCCGCTCGTCGCCGAGGTGCAGGCCCTGGTCGCCAAGTCGCACCTGCCCGCGCCGCGCCGCGCGTCGTCGGGGCTGGAGACGTCCCGGGTCGCGATGGTGCTGGCCGTCCTCGCCCAGCGCTGCAAGATTTCCATGCACGAGCAGGACGTCTACGTCTCCACGGTCGGCGGGGTGCGGCTCGCCGAGACGTCGGTGGACCTCGCGCTCGCCCTCGCCGTCGCGGGCTCCACGGTCGAGCAGGCGCTGTCGGGCGGGCTGATCGCGGTCGGGGAGGTCGGGCTGGCGGGCGAGGTCCGGGTCGTCCCGGGGGTGCCGCGGCGGCTGGCGGAGGCGGCGCGGCTCGGGTTCAAGTACGCGGTCGTGCCGCGCGGGTCCCTCGACCTCGGCGACGGATCCCCGCTGAAACGGGCGGATCCACAGCTCACCAGCCATGAGGGTATGAAGGTGATGGAGGTGGACAGTCTTACCCAAGCACTCCAGGTAGCCTTCACCGCGCCCTGA